A window of the Thalassoglobus sp. JC818 genome harbors these coding sequences:
- a CDS encoding type I phosphomannose isomerase catalytic subunit, with protein sequence MQPLRFHPIFKRAVWGGRRLGSEFGKPIGPGDDYAESWEISDLPEFESRIKGGEFDGESFHQMMVTHRQQVLGKHANRDRFPILVKFLDANHPLSVQVHPGHQQATAKHASGESKAELWIVLDAVAGSQVCAGLKDGVDRRQLEEAVANQTIPDCLHTFDVHPGDYLFLPPGTVHSLGEGVLIAEVQQSCDVTYRLHDWNRMGSDGKPRELHIPQALDSIDYSLGPVRPLVTTPRESGPFQEVLIDNEYFAVHRLSGPSTTEVPCDDRAHVLTLLSGTARILSEDVHSMIKADTILLPAERSTTHIELTTDAVLIDAFLGDRSA encoded by the coding sequence ATGCAGCCTCTCCGATTTCATCCGATTTTCAAACGCGCGGTCTGGGGTGGGCGTCGACTGGGGTCTGAGTTCGGAAAACCAATCGGCCCGGGCGACGACTACGCCGAGAGTTGGGAAATTTCCGACCTTCCGGAATTCGAAAGCCGGATCAAGGGTGGCGAGTTCGACGGGGAATCATTCCATCAGATGATGGTCACTCACCGCCAGCAGGTTCTCGGGAAACACGCCAATCGAGACCGTTTTCCCATTCTGGTCAAGTTTCTCGACGCGAATCATCCACTCTCAGTTCAAGTACATCCGGGGCATCAACAGGCGACCGCGAAACACGCCAGCGGTGAGAGCAAAGCGGAACTCTGGATCGTGCTCGACGCCGTCGCTGGAAGTCAGGTCTGTGCAGGGCTGAAAGATGGAGTCGACCGACGGCAGCTGGAAGAGGCGGTCGCGAACCAGACGATTCCGGATTGCCTACATACGTTTGATGTTCACCCGGGGGATTATCTGTTCCTCCCGCCGGGAACAGTTCACAGCCTGGGTGAGGGAGTTCTGATCGCTGAGGTGCAGCAGTCGTGCGACGTCACCTATCGTCTTCATGACTGGAACCGCATGGGGTCGGACGGAAAACCTCGTGAGCTGCATATCCCGCAAGCACTGGATTCGATCGACTATTCTCTCGGTCCTGTGCGTCCGCTTGTCACGACTCCACGTGAGTCGGGACCGTTTCAGGAAGTTCTGATCGACAACGAGTACTTTGCTGTTCACCGCTTGTCCGGTCCTTCAACGACCGAAGTCCCATGTGATGATCGAGCCCACGTTCTCACGCTTCTCTCGGGGACAGCTCGCATCTTGAGTGAAGACGTTCATTCGATGATCAAAGCTGACACAATTCTGCTCCCTGCAGAACGTTCCACAACACACATCGAACTCACGACCGATGCTGTGCTCATCGACGCCTTTCTCGGCGATCGCTCGGCTTGA
- a CDS encoding Xaa-Pro peptidase family protein yields the protein MLTQEGCLTRRNRLWERIPSEIDWLLVADPRHVQYLANFWVQPLSFSGGERGLLLLERSGKTTVIGDNFAIRSAVHEPYVDREVVFPWYDHKHSVINRDHALLQALKEASADLGSRTGLVEAEWLPLGATQALKSETFLSSADQEAGDSDLIDLGTILRDLRRTKEPDEIALMEECMRAGEAGQARLFEVVREGVTELEIYREVQYAAIGAANRPGLVYGDFRANFASEPKTGGLPKGPGRTLEQGDLFVLDYSVVLDGYRSDFTNTVSVGEPSAEVVELHNICLAGMAGGEKALKAGAKASDVHAAVFAPYVEAGRQDCFTHHAGHGLGLAHPEAPILVPDSTDTLRAGDVVTLEPGAYVKGIGGMRIEHNYLITEDGYRRLSNHDIRLT from the coding sequence ATGCTGACTCAAGAAGGATGCCTGACCCGCCGGAACCGACTGTGGGAAAGAATCCCCTCCGAAATTGACTGGCTGCTGGTCGCTGATCCCCGACATGTTCAGTACCTCGCCAATTTCTGGGTGCAGCCTCTCAGCTTTTCCGGAGGAGAACGGGGCCTCCTGCTCCTCGAACGCAGCGGCAAAACGACTGTGATCGGCGACAACTTCGCCATTCGGTCGGCCGTTCACGAACCGTATGTCGACCGGGAAGTCGTGTTTCCCTGGTACGACCACAAACATTCCGTCATCAATCGAGACCACGCGTTGCTGCAAGCCCTCAAGGAAGCATCAGCCGATCTCGGTTCTCGAACCGGACTCGTCGAAGCAGAGTGGCTTCCATTGGGAGCCACACAAGCCCTCAAATCCGAGACGTTCCTCTCATCTGCCGATCAGGAAGCTGGGGATTCCGACCTGATTGACCTCGGCACCATCTTGCGTGATCTTCGACGCACAAAGGAGCCCGATGAAATTGCTCTGATGGAAGAGTGCATGCGAGCTGGCGAAGCTGGTCAGGCTAGGCTCTTCGAGGTCGTTCGCGAAGGAGTAACGGAACTCGAAATTTATCGCGAAGTTCAATACGCAGCGATTGGAGCCGCCAATCGGCCCGGTCTGGTATACGGTGACTTCCGCGCGAACTTTGCATCCGAGCCGAAAACCGGAGGTCTTCCGAAAGGTCCCGGACGAACACTGGAGCAAGGGGATTTGTTCGTCCTCGATTACTCAGTGGTCCTCGACGGATATCGAAGCGACTTCACGAATACCGTTTCTGTCGGTGAGCCGAGTGCTGAAGTTGTCGAACTGCATAACATCTGTCTCGCGGGAATGGCTGGCGGTGAAAAAGCTCTGAAAGCAGGAGCAAAAGCGAGCGACGTCCATGCTGCCGTGTTCGCTCCGTATGTTGAAGCTGGTCGGCAAGACTGCTTCACTCACCATGCAGGTCATGGCCTCGGACTCGCACATCCCGAAGCGCCTATTCTTGTTCCCGACTCGACTGACACGTTGCGGGCGGGAGATGTCGTTACGCTCGAACCTGGAGCTTACGTCAAGGGGATCGGTGGAATGCGTATCGAGCACAATTACCTGATCACCGAAGATGGTTATCGTCGGCTGAGCAATCACGACATCCGACTGACCTAA